Proteins encoded together in one Halothermothrix orenii H 168 window:
- the mraZ gene encoding division/cell wall cluster transcriptional repressor MraZ translates to MFMGEYKHNMDSKGRIIIPAKFRSELGDKFVATRGLDHCLFVYPMHEWSKLEKKLTSLPITSKNARTFVRFFFSGATECEFDKQGRISIPSNLREYAELQKEVVIIGLANRIELWSSKRWGGYLDSAEESYEEIAAAMEDLGI, encoded by the coding sequence ATGTTTATGGGTGAATACAAACACAATATGGATAGTAAAGGAAGAATAATAATTCCTGCTAAATTTCGTAGTGAGCTGGGGGATAAGTTTGTGGCCACCCGGGGTTTAGACCACTGCCTTTTTGTATATCCTATGCATGAGTGGAGTAAATTAGAAAAAAAATTAACTTCATTGCCGATAACCAGTAAAAATGCCAGGACATTTGTTCGCTTTTTTTTCTCGGGAGCAACAGAATGTGAATTTGACAAGCAGGGGCGAATTTCAATTCCTTCAAACTTAAGAGAATATGCAGAACTGCAAAAAGAAGTAGTTATTATTGGACTTGCTAACAGAATTGAACTCTGGTCTTCCAAGAGATGGGGAGGATACCTGGATTCTGCCGAAGAGTCATATGAAGAAATTGCCGCTGCCATGGAAGACTTAGGTATTTAA
- the rsmH gene encoding 16S rRNA (cytosine(1402)-N(4))-methyltransferase RsmH gives MLEHKPVLLKESLDYLKCKENGIYIDATLGRGGHTEEIIKAINDRGLVIGIDRDHEAIESVKKRLKKYSSLRTVHDNFTNIPFILEQFNIKAVDGMLFDLGVSSPQFDNPERGFSYRKEGPLDMRMDKNQELTAEYIVNNFSHEELTNIFKEYGEERWASRIANFIIKSRQHKPIKTTLQLTTIIKDAIPASARRKGGHPARRTFQALRIATNDELNILKKTINHVVKFLKPGGRICIISFHSLEDRIVKKTFRELARDCVCPPDFPECVCDHKRKLKIITKKPVKPGENEVENNPRARSARLRVAERVLN, from the coding sequence TTGTTGGAACATAAACCTGTATTATTAAAAGAATCACTTGACTATTTAAAGTGTAAAGAAAATGGAATATATATTGATGCCACCCTGGGTCGGGGTGGCCATACTGAAGAAATCATAAAGGCTATAAATGACAGGGGCCTTGTAATCGGGATTGACCGTGATCATGAGGCCATTGAGTCGGTTAAAAAGAGATTAAAAAAGTATTCAAGTTTAAGGACTGTACATGATAATTTTACAAATATACCATTTATATTAGAACAATTTAATATCAAAGCCGTGGATGGAATGTTGTTTGACCTGGGGGTATCATCACCACAGTTTGATAATCCGGAAAGGGGTTTCAGTTATCGTAAAGAGGGTCCCCTTGATATGAGAATGGATAAGAATCAGGAACTGACTGCAGAATATATAGTAAATAACTTTTCCCATGAAGAGTTAACAAATATATTTAAAGAATATGGGGAAGAACGATGGGCTTCCCGGATTGCCAACTTTATCATTAAGTCCCGCCAACATAAACCAATTAAAACCACATTGCAGCTTACCACAATTATAAAAGACGCTATTCCTGCTTCTGCCAGACGAAAGGGTGGACATCCTGCCCGTCGCACTTTTCAGGCCCTGAGAATTGCAACCAATGATGAATTAAATATTTTAAAAAAGACCATAAACCATGTTGTAAAATTTTTGAAACCAGGTGGTAGAATTTGTATCATTAGTTTTCATTCTCTGGAAGATAGAATTGTTAAAAAAACCTTCAGAGAACTGGCCCGGGATTGTGTTTGCCCCCCTGATTTCCCGGAATGTGTTTGTGACCATAAAAGGAAACTTAAAATAATTACTAAAAAACCGGTTAAACCAGGGGAAAATGAAGTTGAAAATAATCCAAGGGCCCGAAGTGCCCGGCTCAGGGTTGCTGAAAGAGTTCTAAATTAA
- a CDS encoding cell division protein FtsL — MNKLLQTSYKYDYNYNNLKNEDKKSKNNRSVTRVVFTYLIVIIIMGTCIVAYLSQTLTITHLSYKVNELQNELQKIDKENHELSLELARATSLSKIEKIARNELHMVEPEKTEIIVLNNNDTDISNKNKNSDRDKIFFLHFIDKIIDRIGTVKAGSRK; from the coding sequence GTGAATAAATTGTTACAGACGAGTTATAAGTATGACTATAACTATAATAATTTAAAAAATGAAGATAAGAAAAGTAAAAATAATCGTTCTGTAACCAGGGTTGTTTTTACTTATTTGATAGTAATTATTATTATGGGAACCTGTATTGTTGCCTATTTGTCACAGACCCTGACAATAACCCACCTCTCATATAAGGTTAATGAACTTCAGAATGAATTACAAAAAATAGATAAAGAAAACCATGAGTTAAGTCTGGAATTGGCCAGGGCAACTTCGCTATCTAAAATAGAGAAGATTGCCAGGAATGAATTACATATGGTTGAACCGGAAAAAACAGAAATTATAGTTTTGAATAATAATGACACAGATATCAGTAATAAAAATAAGAATTCAGATAGAGATAAAATATTTTTTCTCCATTTTATTGATAAGATAATAGATAGAATTGGTACTGTTAAGGCTGGTTCCCGTAAGTAG
- a CDS encoding stage V sporulation protein D gives MNLPGLKIKKRIVFLFIILFLLTFSLGLRLIWIQVINSEHYQEEALNQRLRHLKVEPKRGTIFDRNGGKLAVSASSETVMAIPLEVKEPRQTAQKLSRVLDMEPEYIYKRLTKNASAVYIKRKVDEKTANQVRKLNLPGITFTEESKRYYPKGSLACHILGFAGIDSQGLDGVELFYDRYLRGIPGRIEVERDASGQTIPGGIQEYVPPENGYNLYLTIDEVIQYIAERELDRALKDFSISGGTIIVMEPETGSILALANRPAYDPNNFGDFPQKYWRNRAISDGFEPGSTFKIITTATALEEGVVNENDRFVDPGYIIVSGERIKCWKAGGHGSQSFAEVVKNSCNPSFVQVGMRIGKESFYNYINAFGFGKDTGIKLPGEAEGLLPGFDDIGPVELATMSFGHGITVTPIQLVTAVSAVANDGMLMKPRLVKEIRTPDGELVKEIKPVRVRQVISEETARRTLKLLEQVVADGTGVQAQIDGYRIGGKTGTAKHYGVQVYDSSFIGIVPVDNPRFVILVVLYDVTGFPYYGGQTAAPLFRNVALDVIRYLDIPPQYSPLDKKQEETEEVVVPDIIGKKAIKAEEVLRKAGLDVKLVGMKEKVLRQVPLPGARVKEGTTVIIFTEEGEGIEQKYNVTVPDLTGMTVNEALDLLFELGLKMDYNGSKESLIITQDIEPGSRVPGGTTIIVEVSDD, from the coding sequence ATGAACCTGCCCGGGTTAAAAATAAAAAAAAGAATAGTATTTTTGTTTATCATATTATTTTTACTTACTTTTTCTCTGGGGTTAAGACTGATCTGGATTCAGGTTATTAATAGTGAACATTATCAGGAAGAAGCCTTAAATCAGAGGTTGCGCCATTTAAAGGTTGAGCCCAAAAGGGGCACCATTTTTGACCGTAATGGGGGGAAACTGGCTGTTAGTGCCAGTAGTGAGACCGTAATGGCGATACCCCTAGAAGTTAAAGAACCCCGCCAAACTGCTCAAAAGCTCAGTAGAGTTCTTGATATGGAGCCTGAATATATATATAAACGACTCACGAAAAACGCCAGTGCTGTATATATAAAAAGAAAGGTAGATGAAAAAACAGCCAACCAGGTTAGAAAATTAAATCTTCCCGGCATTACTTTTACAGAGGAAAGCAAACGTTATTATCCCAAGGGAAGTCTCGCCTGTCATATCCTTGGCTTTGCCGGTATTGATAGTCAGGGGCTTGATGGTGTAGAATTATTTTATGACAGGTATTTAAGAGGGATACCTGGGAGAATTGAAGTAGAAAGAGATGCTTCGGGTCAGACTATCCCGGGAGGGATACAGGAGTATGTACCCCCTGAAAATGGATATAATCTTTATCTGACGATAGATGAAGTAATCCAGTATATAGCTGAGCGGGAACTGGACAGAGCTTTAAAAGATTTTAGTATATCTGGAGGCACTATAATTGTTATGGAACCGGAGACAGGTAGTATCCTGGCTCTGGCCAACCGGCCTGCTTATGACCCCAACAATTTTGGAGATTTTCCTCAAAAATACTGGAGGAATCGTGCTATTTCAGATGGCTTTGAGCCCGGCTCTACCTTTAAAATTATAACAACGGCTACAGCCCTCGAAGAGGGAGTTGTAAATGAAAATGACCGTTTTGTTGATCCCGGGTATATTATAGTCAGTGGTGAGAGGATAAAATGCTGGAAAGCAGGTGGCCATGGCAGTCAATCCTTTGCTGAGGTTGTAAAAAACTCATGCAACCCTAGTTTTGTTCAGGTTGGAATGAGAATAGGTAAAGAAAGTTTTTATAACTATATTAACGCTTTCGGGTTTGGAAAAGATACCGGTATAAAATTACCAGGTGAGGCTGAAGGGCTTTTGCCTGGATTTGATGACATCGGCCCGGTTGAACTGGCTACAATGTCTTTTGGTCACGGGATAACTGTTACTCCCATTCAACTGGTAACTGCAGTTTCAGCAGTTGCCAATGACGGAATGTTAATGAAACCGAGGCTGGTAAAGGAAATCAGGACCCCTGATGGGGAGTTGGTTAAAGAGATTAAACCGGTCAGGGTCAGACAGGTTATATCAGAGGAAACTGCCCGGAGAACTTTAAAATTACTGGAACAGGTCGTAGCTGATGGTACCGGAGTTCAGGCCCAGATAGATGGTTATAGAATAGGTGGTAAAACCGGTACAGCCAAACATTATGGGGTTCAGGTCTATGATTCTTCTTTTATAGGTATAGTTCCGGTAGATAACCCGCGTTTTGTAATTCTGGTAGTTTTATATGATGTGACCGGGTTTCCCTATTATGGAGGCCAGACGGCGGCACCGCTTTTCAGAAATGTTGCCCTTGATGTTATTAGATACCTTGATATACCTCCCCAGTACTCCCCCCTCGATAAAAAACAAGAAGAGACTGAGGAGGTAGTTGTACCAGATATTATAGGGAAAAAGGCAATAAAAGCTGAAGAGGTATTGAGAAAAGCCGGTCTAGATGTTAAACTAGTAGGTATGAAGGAAAAGGTACTACGACAGGTACCCCTACCAGGTGCCAGGGTAAAAGAGGGAACAACCGTTATTATATTTACAGAAGAAGGAGAAGGTATTGAGCAAAAATATAATGTAACCGTACCTGATTTAACTGGGATGACGGTTAATGAAGCATTAGACCTACTCTTTGAACTGGGGCTTAAAATGGATTATAATGGCAGTAAAGAAAGTTTAATTATTACCCAGGATATCGAGCCTGGCAGCAGGGTTCCAGGTGGCACCACTATAATAGTTGAAGTCAGTGATGATTAA
- a CDS encoding UDP-N-acetylmuramoyl-L-alanyl-D-glutamate--2,6-diaminopimelate ligase, translating into MKISELIKDITPVETRGDLDKEIDNIVYDSRQVTDNSLFICIEGFNTDGHKYIDKAIKKGAVAVVIEKDLEVYSEDITYIRVNDSRETMGYLASTFYNYPLKNLSLIGVTGTNGKTTTTYLIKAILEEAGFNTGLVGTIKNIIGDETLPATRTTPESLDLYRLFARMVDSGVTHAVMEVSSHALDLKRVEGMEFKIGVFTNISQDHLDYHKSLDEYLKAKSRLFRQLEPGGWAVVNIDDSHSDKIIKSTTGNIITYGIEGDCDLKANEINLSPTGVSYHVSGKESFKIDLNLTGLFNVYNSLAAISCGHVLGINGETIKAGIEKVQGVAGRFELVNEGQDFAVVVDYAHTPDGMENVLETAREFVKGNIIVVFGCGGDRDKGKRPLMGKIATQLGDYCIITSDNPRSEDPMEIIKDIEKGIQEEVISDTPYVKEPDRRKAIFSAINSARKDDMVIIFGKGHETYQIFKDKTIPFDDREVAREALKNRKKGEDHDTNESG; encoded by the coding sequence TTGAAAATATCGGAATTAATTAAAGATATAACACCAGTTGAAACCAGGGGAGACCTGGATAAAGAAATAGATAATATTGTTTATGATTCCCGACAGGTTACTGATAATTCCCTTTTTATTTGTATAGAAGGTTTTAATACTGACGGGCATAAATATATAGATAAAGCGATTAAAAAAGGGGCTGTAGCTGTAGTTATAGAAAAAGACCTGGAAGTATATTCTGAAGATATTACCTATATACGGGTTAATGATAGCCGGGAAACTATGGGTTATTTAGCCTCTACTTTCTATAATTATCCTTTAAAAAACTTATCTTTAATAGGAGTAACCGGTACTAATGGTAAAACTACAACAACATACCTCATAAAAGCTATACTTGAAGAAGCCGGTTTTAATACTGGTTTAGTAGGGACTATAAAAAATATAATTGGTGATGAAACTCTTCCAGCAACCAGAACTACCCCTGAATCACTGGATTTATACCGCCTTTTTGCCAGAATGGTTGACTCCGGGGTTACCCATGCTGTTATGGAGGTTTCTTCCCATGCCCTTGATCTTAAAAGGGTTGAAGGTATGGAATTCAAAATAGGGGTATTCACAAATATTAGTCAGGACCATCTTGATTACCATAAGTCCCTTGATGAATACCTTAAAGCAAAAAGTCGCCTCTTCCGGCAACTGGAACCAGGAGGGTGGGCGGTTGTTAATATTGATGATTCTCATTCAGATAAGATAATTAAGTCTACTACAGGTAATATTATAACTTATGGTATTGAAGGAGATTGTGATTTAAAGGCTAATGAAATTAATCTGTCGCCAACAGGTGTTTCATACCATGTTTCCGGTAAAGAGAGTTTTAAGATTGACCTTAATCTAACCGGTCTTTTTAATGTTTATAACTCACTGGCTGCAATATCCTGTGGACATGTGCTGGGAATTAATGGAGAAACAATAAAAGCGGGAATTGAAAAAGTCCAGGGAGTTGCCGGTAGGTTTGAACTGGTTAACGAAGGACAGGATTTTGCAGTTGTGGTGGATTACGCCCATACCCCTGATGGGATGGAAAATGTGCTAGAAACAGCCCGGGAATTTGTTAAAGGAAATATAATAGTTGTTTTTGGTTGTGGTGGTGACAGAGATAAGGGAAAAAGACCACTGATGGGTAAAATTGCAACCCAACTGGGGGATTATTGTATAATTACCTCTGATAATCCCCGGTCTGAAGACCCCATGGAAATAATAAAGGATATTGAAAAAGGTATACAAGAAGAAGTGATTTCAGATACACCCTATGTTAAAGAACCTGACCGCAGAAAAGCAATCTTCTCTGCTATAAACTCTGCCCGTAAGGATGATATGGTAATTATTTTTGGAAAAGGGCATGAAACCTATCAGATTTTTAAGGATAAGACTATTCCTTTTGATGATAGAGAAGTAGCCAGAGAAGCTTTGAAAAATAGAAAAAAGGGTGAAGACCATGATACCAATGAGTCTGGCTGA
- a CDS encoding UDP-N-acetylmuramoyl-tripeptide--D-alanyl-D-alanine ligase, with the protein MIPMSLAEIRNAVSGKIIQGDPKSKITDISIDSRTINPGDMFVAIIGERFDGHSFIPEAVSKGARALIVDHSIKAYPGVGIILVEDTTRALQDLARYHRMLIKGLTVIGITGSAGKTTTKDMIASVLKEKYNVTKTRGNLNNYYGLPLTLLSLDGDEEIAVLEMGMSKLGEIELLASISKPDIGVITNVGPTHLENLKTVGNVARGKRELIEGLPTNGLAILNYDNKYVRDMKDYVEGKKVIYYGFSPEADVYAEHIKVDEKNKNISFIAHYKTEKERITLQKPGKHNVYNALAAIAVARYLRVDWGGIKNGLYNIDLSSLRWDVRDLGNEITLINDTYNANPLSMKAAIEATFDIAQERVITVLGGMLELGDMEEKAHVDLGRYVAERNVDVLITVGELGRLTARSAEKEGMKNVYQADNNQEASRVLLDLIKKGDTILVKGSRGNKMEEIVKMVSSQED; encoded by the coding sequence ATGATACCAATGAGTCTGGCTGAGATTAGAAATGCTGTTTCTGGAAAAATAATTCAGGGAGACCCCAAGAGTAAAATAACTGATATATCTATAGACAGTAGGACTATTAATCCTGGTGATATGTTTGTTGCCATTATTGGGGAACGTTTTGATGGTCATAGTTTTATTCCTGAAGCGGTTTCGAAAGGGGCCAGAGCTTTAATTGTGGATCACAGTATAAAGGCCTATCCAGGGGTAGGAATCATCCTTGTCGAGGATACTACCAGGGCCCTCCAGGATCTGGCCCGGTATCACCGGATGTTAATAAAGGGTTTAACGGTAATCGGTATAACCGGTAGTGCCGGCAAAACTACTACCAAAGATATGATTGCTTCAGTATTGAAGGAAAAATATAATGTTACTAAAACCAGGGGTAATTTAAATAATTACTATGGTCTTCCCCTGACATTGCTTTCATTAGATGGGGATGAGGAGATTGCTGTCCTCGAAATGGGAATGAGTAAACTGGGGGAGATAGAACTTCTGGCCAGTATTTCCAAACCAGATATAGGTGTTATCACTAACGTGGGTCCCACTCATCTTGAAAATTTAAAGACAGTCGGTAATGTGGCCCGGGGTAAGAGGGAGTTGATAGAAGGACTTCCTACCAATGGTCTGGCAATTCTTAACTATGATAACAAATATGTCAGGGACATGAAGGATTATGTAGAGGGGAAAAAAGTAATATATTATGGGTTTTCTCCTGAGGCCGATGTTTATGCTGAACACATAAAAGTTGATGAAAAAAATAAAAATATAAGTTTTATTGCCCATTATAAGACCGAAAAAGAAAGAATTACTTTACAAAAACCGGGAAAGCATAATGTCTATAATGCCCTGGCGGCCATCGCAGTAGCCCGTTATTTAAGGGTGGACTGGGGTGGTATAAAAAATGGTCTGTATAATATTGATCTGTCATCATTAAGATGGGATGTCAGAGATTTAGGTAACGAGATTACCCTGATAAACGACACCTATAATGCCAATCCTCTTTCCATGAAAGCTGCTATTGAGGCCACTTTTGATATAGCACAGGAAAGAGTGATAACCGTTCTTGGAGGTATGCTCGAACTCGGCGACATGGAAGAGAAGGCCCATGTTGACCTTGGTAGATATGTTGCAGAAAGAAATGTAGATGTTTTAATTACAGTTGGAGAACTGGGGAGGTTGACGGCCAGGAGTGCCGAAAAAGAGGGTATGAAGAACGTTTATCAGGCTGATAATAATCAGGAAGCCTCCAGAGTGTTACTGGATTTAATAAAAAAAGGTGATACAATTTTGGTTAAGGGTTCAAGAGGAAACAAAATGGAAGAAATAGTTAAGATGGTCAGTTCACAGGAGGATTAA
- the mraY gene encoding phospho-N-acetylmuramoyl-pentapeptide-transferase, protein MEYFVALCVPFLILMIFGRGLIKLLKILNFGQQVRNEGPKSHLNKEGIPTMGGVLIILAILVTSLIFVDLKTPVIWALITTTGMGLVGFFDDIIKVRTRRSLGLRAREKLAGQVLFGLLLALYVYYYSDIGSTLIIPVSGQVIDLGYVIIPFIIVVVIGTANAVNLTDGLDGLAAGVTLIVASAFAVITSGLGLQGLTCYSLIISGACLGFIWYNSHPAQVFMGDVGSLALGGAIASIAVLSRTELFLLIIGAVYVVETLSVIIQVIYFRLTGGKRVFKMTPIHHHFELSGLAESKVVARFWIISLIFAVLGIISFYLIGS, encoded by the coding sequence ATGGAATATTTTGTAGCCCTGTGTGTGCCGTTTTTAATATTGATGATATTTGGACGGGGGTTAATCAAATTACTAAAAATATTAAATTTTGGTCAACAGGTCAGAAATGAAGGTCCAAAATCCCATTTAAACAAAGAAGGAATACCTACCATGGGCGGGGTTTTAATAATACTGGCTATTCTGGTTACTTCCTTAATCTTTGTTGATTTAAAGACCCCGGTTATCTGGGCCCTCATTACTACAACCGGTATGGGACTGGTCGGTTTTTTTGATGATATTATTAAAGTAAGGACCAGGAGGTCACTGGGGTTAAGGGCAAGAGAAAAGCTGGCCGGACAGGTTTTGTTTGGCCTGCTGCTGGCCTTATATGTTTATTATTATTCAGATATAGGTTCAACACTTATTATACCCGTTTCAGGACAAGTTATCGACCTTGGCTATGTTATTATTCCCTTTATTATTGTGGTCGTTATCGGGACTGCTAATGCTGTAAATTTAACTGATGGACTGGATGGACTGGCTGCTGGAGTTACCCTGATTGTAGCCAGTGCTTTTGCAGTTATTACATCTGGTCTGGGTTTGCAGGGTTTAACCTGTTATTCCCTTATTATAAGTGGGGCCTGTCTCGGTTTTATCTGGTATAATAGTCATCCAGCCCAGGTTTTTATGGGGGATGTGGGTTCACTGGCCCTTGGTGGAGCTATTGCTTCCATAGCAGTTCTTTCCAGAACCGAGTTGTTTTTACTGATCATAGGAGCTGTTTATGTTGTTGAAACCCTGTCAGTTATAATACAGGTTATCTACTTTCGGTTAACAGGTGGTAAAAGAGTTTTTAAAATGACTCCAATTCATCATCATTTTGAGTTAAGTGGTCTGGCTGAGTCAAAGGTTGTAGCCAGATTCTGGATAATAAGTCTTATATTTGCTGTACTCGGAATTATATCTTTTTATCTTATCGGTAGTTAA
- the murD gene encoding UDP-N-acetylmuramoyl-L-alanine--D-glutamate ligase translates to MIDVSSKKVAVIGLSKRTGVSVARTLVNCGAEVIVSDIKEKKDLKDEIEMLNEYEVEFDLGGHSNKLLDVDLIIVSPGVPLNLPFFKSISEKGIPVISEIEFAYHLTEANIIAITGTNGKTTTTALTGEILDKADIGEVRVGGNIGKPLIDVVQGLKKNDWVVAEVSSFQLETIRDFKPHISAFLNFSPDHLDRHLSVENYWKAKKRIFENQMSGDYALVNYDDYKVLKAVEDCSARVFGVSLKDNIEQGIYLEEDKLIINSADRSEVVLPVESIPLKGKHNIYNIAFASLIAYLAGASTEAIKEGVYQFIPEPHRLEEVTVLKDRVMVIDDSKATNPHAAINALKSFDQPIVLIAGGQDRDADFSEFAREIVSRVRALILLGETKDKLAETVLRMGFNNIYKVRDMNEAVRKAIAHTEPGDVLLLSPGCPSWDMYDSYKKRGQEFKEAVNKIRGS, encoded by the coding sequence ATGATAGATGTAAGTAGCAAAAAAGTTGCCGTTATAGGTTTAAGTAAAAGAACCGGTGTTTCAGTAGCCAGAACACTTGTAAACTGCGGGGCAGAGGTCATTGTTTCTGATATAAAAGAGAAAAAAGACCTTAAGGACGAAATTGAAATGTTAAATGAATATGAGGTTGAATTTGATCTGGGTGGTCATTCAAATAAATTACTGGATGTTGATTTAATAATAGTCAGTCCCGGTGTCCCCCTTAATCTGCCATTTTTTAAAAGTATTTCTGAAAAAGGGATACCTGTTATCAGTGAAATAGAGTTTGCCTATCATCTTACTGAAGCAAACATTATTGCCATTACCGGAACAAATGGCAAGACGACTACTACTGCTTTAACTGGTGAGATATTGGATAAAGCAGATATTGGAGAAGTCAGGGTTGGTGGTAATATTGGAAAGCCATTAATTGATGTGGTTCAGGGACTGAAGAAAAATGACTGGGTGGTGGCAGAAGTTAGCTCATTTCAACTGGAAACAATCAGGGATTTTAAACCCCATATCAGTGCCTTTTTAAATTTTTCCCCTGATCATCTGGATAGGCACTTGAGTGTGGAGAATTACTGGAAAGCTAAAAAAAGGATTTTTGAAAACCAAATGTCCGGTGATTATGCCCTTGTCAATTATGATGATTATAAGGTACTAAAAGCAGTTGAAGATTGTTCAGCGAGAGTTTTTGGTGTTTCTTTAAAAGACAATATAGAACAGGGTATATACCTTGAAGAAGATAAATTAATTATTAATTCAGCAGATAGAAGTGAAGTTGTCTTACCTGTTGAGAGCATTCCTTTAAAGGGTAAACACAATATATATAATATAGCCTTTGCTTCCCTGATAGCTTACCTGGCAGGGGCTAGTACTGAAGCTATAAAAGAAGGGGTTTATCAGTTTATACCTGAACCTCATAGACTTGAAGAGGTTACAGTGCTGAAAGATAGGGTTATGGTTATAGATGATTCCAAGGCAACAAATCCCCATGCGGCTATTAATGCCCTTAAGTCCTTTGATCAACCTATTGTTTTGATAGCAGGTGGTCAGGATAGAGATGCTGATTTTTCTGAATTTGCCAGGGAAATTGTGTCCCGGGTCAGGGCTCTGATTCTGTTAGGGGAGACAAAAGATAAACTGGCAGAAACTGTATTAAGGATGGGATTTAATAATATATATAAAGTAAGGGATATGAATGAAGCAGTGAGAAAAGCAATTGCCCATACCGAACCAGGTGATGTATTATTATTATCCCCCGGATGCCCCAGCTGGGATATGTATGACAGTTATAAAAAAAGGGGCCAGGAGTTCAAGGAGGCAGTTAATAAGATAAGGGGGAGTTAG
- the spoVE gene encoding stage V sporulation protein E, whose translation MEDQKTPDLVLFFVVVTLLVIGLIMILSASSIRSLKLYGDSYYLFKHQLIWAIIGIIAMIFFMNVDYHIYLKYGKLIILITIIGLFLVLIPGVGRVAGGARRWIDLGPIGIQPSELAKLAIIIYFAQYVTTKPDRISSFKRGIVPPLIILGLVFGLILKEPDLGTAVTVAGIFFVMLFASGSRLSHLFLLITASIPLIIFFILSEDYRRKRLFAFLDPWADPLDTGYHIIQSLLALGSGGIFGIGLGKSRQKFLYLPEPGTDFIFAVLGEEMGLIGTMLVLFLFFMFAWRGLKIALSAPDTFGTMMAVGLTFMVIIQAFINIGVVTASMPVTGITLPFISYGGTSLVIMLSGVGILLNISRHILE comes from the coding sequence GTGGAGGACCAGAAAACCCCGGATCTGGTACTGTTTTTTGTTGTGGTTACTTTGCTGGTGATTGGTTTAATTATGATCCTCAGTGCCAGTTCTATAAGGTCTTTAAAACTTTACGGAGACAGCTATTACCTTTTTAAACATCAGCTTATCTGGGCTATAATCGGAATTATTGCAATGATATTTTTTATGAATGTAGATTATCATATTTACCTGAAGTATGGTAAACTAATCATTTTAATAACGATTATTGGTCTCTTTCTGGTTCTGATTCCCGGCGTGGGGCGTGTGGCTGGAGGAGCCAGAAGGTGGATAGACCTGGGTCCGATCGGTATTCAGCCCTCTGAACTGGCTAAATTAGCTATAATAATATATTTTGCCCAGTATGTAACTACAAAACCGGATAGGATTTCTTCTTTTAAAAGGGGGATTGTTCCTCCTCTGATTATACTTGGGCTAGTATTTGGTCTTATTTTAAAAGAACCAGACCTGGGGACGGCAGTTACGGTAGCCGGGATCTTTTTTGTAATGTTGTTTGCTTCAGGGTCCAGGTTATCCCATCTGTTTTTACTTATAACTGCCAGTATTCCCTTAATTATATTTTTTATCCTGAGTGAAGATTACCGGAGAAAGAGGCTTTTTGCCTTTTTAGATCCCTGGGCTGATCCCCTTGATACCGGGTATCACATAATCCAATCTTTACTTGCTCTTGGTTCCGGTGGGATTTTTGGAATTGGTTTAGGTAAAAGCAGACAGAAATTTTTGTATTTACCGGAACCGGGTACAGATTTTATATTTGCTGTACTCGGTGAGGAAATGGGATTAATTGGAACCATGCTTGTCCTTTTCCTGTTTTTTATGTTTGCCTGGCGGGGTTTGAAGATAGCCCTTTCTGCTCCTGATACTTTTGGGACAATGATGGCAGTAGGACTTACTTTTATGGTAATAATACAGGCCTTTATTAATATTGGTGTCGTAACGGCTTCAATGCCGGTTACAGGAATTACCCTGCCCTTTATCAGTTATGGAGGCACATCTCTGGTGATTATGTTATCAGGGGTTGGAATTTTATTAAACATATCCCGTCATATTCTTGAATGA